A stretch of Cucumis sativus cultivar 9930 chromosome 2, Cucumber_9930_V3, whole genome shotgun sequence DNA encodes these proteins:
- the LOC101220320 gene encoding abscisic acid 8'-hydroxylase CYP707A1 has translation KKARKRLEEIISCIISEKKEKRSEVVLGEKNLLSCLVKWRDEKGESLSDEQIADNIIGVLFAAQDTTASVLTWVVKYLHDNPKILEAVKVEQKVIEEDINEGSGPMRWAHTRTMPFTNKVVLESLRLASIISFTFREAVADVEYKGYLIPKGWKVMPLFRNIHHNPDYFVDPHKFDPSRFEVAPRPNTFMPFGSGVHACPGNELAKLEILIMIHHLVTNFRWELAGQRDGIEHGPFPVPINGLPIRVWRLSTLN, from the exons aaaaaggcAAGAAAAAGGCTGGAAGAGATCATAAGCTGTATAATATCagagaaaaaggagaagagatCAGAGGTGGTATTAGGGGAGAAGAATCTATTGTCATGTTTGGTAAAATGGAGAGATGAAAAAGGAGAAAGTTTAAGTGATGAACAGATCGCAGACAACATAATCGGAGTTCTGTTTGCGGCTCAGGACACAACAGCTAGTGTTCTCACTTGGGTTGTTAAATATCTACATGATAACCCCAAAATTCTAGAAGCTGTCAAG GTGGAACAAAAGGTAATTGAAGAAGACATCAATGAGGGGAGCGGACCAATGAGATGGGCTCACACACGAACTATGCCCTTTACCAACAAG GTGGTGTTGGAGAGCTTGAGACTGGCTAGTATTATATCATTCACTTTTAGAGAAGCTGTGGCTGATGTTGAATATAAAG GTTATTTAATACCAAAGGGTTGGAAAGTAATGCCTTTGTTCAGGAATATTCATCACAATCCTGACTACTTTGTTGACCCTCATAAATTTGATCCTTCAAGATTTGAG GTTGCTCCAAGACCCAATACATTCATGCCATTTGGCAGTGGCGTCCATGCCTGCCCTGGGAATGAGCTTGCCAAGCTTGAAATCTTGATCATGATCCACCATCTAGTCACCAATTTCAG GTGGGAATTGGCAGGACAGAGAGATGGAATTGAGCATGGGCCATTTCCAGTGCCTATAAATGGACTTCCCATCAGAGTTTGGAGATTATccactttaaattaa